Proteins encoded in a region of the Burkholderia ubonensis subsp. mesacidophila genome:
- a CDS encoding LysR family transcriptional regulator, translating to MDDFLSPHLSLFVDVVEQQSFSAAARRLGVAASSVTRRIDQLEVQLGIRLLHRTTHALKPTEAGQLLYARATRMLAEMRGLQEDLHSQHSEPSGLLRVDCPAPFGRLHLMAALVAFMRRHPALQVELVLTDSMVDLQGARLGSEVDLAVRIGPLEDTRFVATVLAPQRRVLCASPDYLARRGEPGSPDVLAAHDCLAWHGAPPPGAWQFDGRRYAPAQPRFRSNHSEALLEAAIEGLGLAHLPTWLAADALRAGRLRAVLPHYAATPERATIHVLRQQARGSARASRLVAFLGT from the coding sequence ATGGACGACTTTCTTTCACCTCATCTGTCGCTGTTCGTCGACGTGGTCGAGCAGCAGAGCTTCTCGGCGGCCGCGCGCCGGCTGGGCGTCGCCGCGTCGTCGGTCACGCGGCGCATCGACCAGCTCGAGGTGCAGCTCGGGATCCGCCTCCTGCACCGCACCACCCATGCGCTCAAGCCGACCGAGGCCGGGCAGCTGCTGTATGCGCGCGCGACGCGGATGCTCGCCGAGATGCGCGGCTTGCAGGAGGACCTGCACAGCCAGCACAGCGAGCCGAGCGGCCTGCTGCGCGTCGATTGCCCGGCGCCGTTCGGCCGCCTGCACCTGATGGCCGCGCTCGTCGCGTTCATGCGGCGTCATCCCGCGCTGCAGGTCGAGTTGGTGCTGACGGACAGCATGGTCGACCTGCAGGGCGCGCGGCTCGGCTCCGAAGTGGATCTCGCGGTGCGCATCGGCCCGCTCGAGGACACCCGGTTCGTCGCGACCGTGCTCGCGCCGCAGCGGCGGGTGCTGTGCGCGAGCCCGGACTACCTCGCGCGGCGCGGCGAGCCCGGGTCGCCCGACGTGCTGGCCGCGCACGACTGCCTCGCGTGGCACGGGGCGCCGCCGCCGGGCGCATGGCAATTCGACGGGCGCCGTTACGCGCCCGCGCAGCCGCGGTTTCGCAGCAATCATTCGGAAGCGTTGCTCGAGGCCGCGATCGAAGGGCTCGGTCTCGCGCACCTGCCGACCTGGCTCGCGGCCGACGCGCTGCGCGCGGGGCGGCTGCGGGCGGTGCTGCCGCACTACGCGGCCACGCCCGAGCGGGCGACGATCCACGTGCTGCGCCAGCAGGCGCGCGGCAGCGCACGCGCGTCGCGGCTCGTCGCGTTCCTCGGCACCTAG
- a CDS encoding phage tail protein, translating to MSAPDNSNSKTPPSLLSDTNQADGSQHSRILANLEGRVAQQPEPPRRSLKAPIAAVVALVVAVGGWGAWRMQQADDAPTAVAAAPAVPVPVPAKAAPASAVAPQVAQRAASAPQPATIVNDDAASRTVASASSAPAADNSRLSRALAGGADDASGAAASGAAPAAAAGPKADAAKGAKSTATAATVAARSKSDAARAKAEAKAEAKAEARKRRKEQQAEAALAKKRRDASARTAAAKQGAKDDPDADLLAALVARTKPADKKPAATDAQAAPAKTAATAGGATLAARVKECSERGFFEDQLCRWRVCDGHWGKDPACPSAAQSQNRQ from the coding sequence ATGAGTGCGCCGGACAATTCGAATTCAAAGACTCCGCCCAGCCTGCTGTCCGACACGAACCAGGCCGACGGGTCCCAGCATTCGCGGATTCTCGCGAACCTGGAGGGACGCGTCGCGCAGCAGCCCGAACCGCCGCGCCGTTCGCTGAAGGCGCCGATCGCAGCCGTCGTCGCGCTCGTGGTCGCGGTCGGCGGCTGGGGCGCGTGGCGCATGCAGCAGGCGGACGACGCCCCCACGGCAGTGGCTGCCGCGCCCGCCGTGCCGGTGCCGGTGCCGGCGAAGGCCGCGCCCGCCAGCGCCGTTGCGCCGCAGGTCGCGCAGCGTGCCGCGAGCGCGCCGCAGCCCGCCACGATCGTCAATGACGACGCTGCTTCCCGAACCGTTGCATCCGCATCGTCCGCGCCCGCCGCGGACAACAGCCGACTGTCGCGCGCGCTCGCGGGCGGCGCCGACGACGCGTCGGGCGCCGCTGCGTCGGGCGCCGCGCCGGCCGCAGCCGCAGGTCCCAAAGCCGACGCCGCGAAGGGCGCGAAATCGACGGCCACGGCCGCCACGGTCGCCGCCCGCAGCAAGAGCGACGCCGCGCGCGCGAAGGCCGAAGCAAAGGCTGAAGCGAAAGCCGAGGCCAGGAAGCGTCGCAAGGAGCAGCAGGCCGAAGCCGCGCTGGCGAAGAAACGTCGTGACGCATCGGCGCGCACGGCGGCTGCGAAGCAGGGCGCGAAGGACGATCCGGATGCCGACCTGCTCGCGGCGCTCGTCGCGCGCACGAAGCCGGCCGACAAGAAGCCCGCCGCGACCGACGCGCAGGCCGCGCCGGCCAAGACCGCCGCGACGGCGGGGGGCGCGACGCTCGCCGCGCGCGTGAAGGAGTGTTCGGAACGCGGTTTCTTCGAGGATCAGCTGTGCCGGTGGCGCGTGTGCGACGGCCACTGGGGCAAGGATCCCGCGTGCCCGTCCGCCGCGCAGTCGCAGAACCGCCAGTAA
- a CDS encoding M15 family metallopeptidase — MIAVALVAYFALAVAIAALLLLPGIRATVFESVAQFHGRLTRRASDRANRTRSQIVKSASVTRGALNDVQNLLVRRRLLIMVSTGILATPPLVAIALRGRQLFQFDDTARAPDEKIAALLEGEQLVPPPPLPPEVFATKEVEQVRPALKDASRDWNLLDPDFRTRLLLVYKIMREQHGYEMALLEGYRSPERQNRLAQMGSNVTNAAAFQSYHQFGLASDNAFLRDGKLVISEKDPWAMRGYQLYGQTAEQVGLTWGGRWKMMDLGHVEYHKPGFKLGRGS, encoded by the coding sequence TTGATTGCCGTCGCACTCGTCGCCTATTTCGCCCTTGCAGTCGCCATCGCGGCGCTGCTGCTTTTACCCGGCATCCGGGCGACCGTTTTCGAATCCGTGGCTCAGTTTCACGGCCGTCTCACGCGCCGCGCGAGCGATCGCGCCAATCGCACCCGCAGTCAGATTGTTAAATCGGCAAGCGTTACCCGGGGTGCTTTAAACGATGTGCAAAATTTACTTGTCCGGCGGCGCTTGCTGATTATGGTGTCGACAGGTATTCTTGCGACGCCGCCATTGGTCGCCATTGCGTTGCGCGGCCGGCAATTATTCCAGTTCGACGACACGGCGCGCGCGCCTGACGAGAAAATCGCCGCCCTGCTGGAGGGCGAGCAGCTCGTGCCACCCCCGCCGTTGCCGCCGGAAGTCTTTGCCACCAAGGAAGTCGAGCAGGTGCGGCCGGCGCTGAAGGACGCCAGCCGCGACTGGAACCTGCTGGACCCGGATTTCCGCACGCGCTTGCTGCTGGTCTACAAGATCATGCGCGAGCAGCACGGTTATGAAATGGCATTGCTGGAAGGTTACCGGAGCCCGGAACGGCAAAACCGGCTGGCGCAAATGGGCAGCAACGTGACCAATGCGGCGGCGTTCCAGAGTTATCACCAATTCGGGCTGGCGTCCGACAACGCGTTCCTGCGCGACGGCAAGCTGGTCATTTCCGAGAAAGATCCGTGGGCGATGCGCGGCTACCAGTTATACGGACAGACCGCCGAACAGGTCGGCCTGACCTGGGGCGGACGCTGGAAAATGATGGATCTGGGGCACGTCGAATACCATAAACCCGGTTTTAAACTGGGACGCGGCAGCTAG
- a CDS encoding transporter: MIVQTYGADTSGMVCGFRFMPGEPGAMLDAEAAADWLRGHRAAAPDDAFVWLHFNLAHGASERWMRTHLGLPGSFFEFLHEGSRSTRIEQEDGALRAIVNDVMFNLELTPSEIATLFVHVERRIMVTARLKPLRSVDTLRASVRDGERFRSPAELLVHLLRDQADLLIRIVRRTSVDVDRIEDRFLSQRLTASRVELGAMRRTLTRLQRMLAPEPGSIFRLLAKPPAWLHAEDVQELRESTEEFSLVLADLAGLVERIKLLQEEIGSRLDEQNNRTLFTLTLVTVIALPINIVAGFFGMNVGGIPFSENKHGFWLMVLLVAGFTGLAAWWAFWRRNDR, from the coding sequence ATGATCGTACAGACTTACGGCGCGGATACCTCCGGCATGGTGTGCGGGTTCCGGTTCATGCCCGGCGAGCCGGGGGCGATGCTCGACGCCGAGGCCGCCGCCGATTGGCTGCGCGGGCATCGCGCCGCCGCGCCCGACGACGCGTTCGTCTGGCTGCACTTCAACCTCGCGCACGGCGCGAGCGAGCGCTGGATGCGCACGCACCTCGGGCTGCCCGGCAGCTTCTTCGAATTCCTGCACGAAGGGTCGCGCTCGACCCGCATTGAACAGGAAGACGGCGCGCTGCGCGCGATCGTCAACGACGTGATGTTCAATCTCGAACTGACGCCGTCGGAGATCGCGACGCTGTTCGTCCACGTCGAGCGACGCATCATGGTCACCGCGCGGCTCAAGCCGCTGCGCTCGGTCGACACCTTGCGCGCGAGCGTGCGCGACGGCGAGCGCTTCCGTTCGCCTGCGGAGCTGCTCGTGCATCTGCTGCGCGACCAGGCCGACCTGCTGATCCGGATCGTGCGGCGCACGAGCGTCGACGTCGACCGCATCGAGGATCGCTTCCTGTCGCAGCGCCTGACCGCGAGCCGCGTCGAGCTCGGCGCGATGCGCCGCACGCTGACGCGGCTGCAGCGCATGCTCGCGCCGGAGCCGGGCTCGATCTTCCGGCTGCTCGCGAAGCCCCCCGCGTGGCTGCATGCGGAGGACGTGCAGGAGCTGCGCGAGTCGACCGAGGAATTCTCGCTGGTGCTCGCCGATCTCGCCGGGCTCGTCGAACGGATCAAGCTGCTGCAGGAAGAGATCGGCTCGCGCCTCGACGAGCAGAACAACCGCACGCTGTTCACGCTGACGCTCGTGACCGTGATCGCGCTGCCGATCAACATCGTCGCGGGCTTCTTCGGGATGAACGTCGGCGGGATTCCGTTCTCGGAGAACAAGCACGGCTTCTGGCTGATGGTGCTGCTCGTCGCCGGCTTCACGGGGCTCGCCGCGTGGTGGGCGTTCTGGCGGCGCAACGACCGCTAG
- a CDS encoding M1 family metallopeptidase, with amino-acid sequence MWMDIRKMRYLPMVAALALAGCGGDDGGVGSASALSAAGNPNAASAPQPAASNVDKSVHPVELPDTVVPVNYRLWFRPNDALNAFDGRADVEIKVLKPVNAIVVAGHRIKFTNGRVTLQPGNIQLIATPQDKGDFYQLRPVSGTISPGSYSLHMEWSGIINFKTYDDPVNHTGGSCGDDPYPGCSAAEGVFRVDLKSTDGTTSGAILTQGETNLSRQWFPGWDEPAFRPTYEVTAEVPQNWRVVSNGAEKPSTSIGGGYKLVSFEKTPPMPSYLVFFGGGLFDTYEDDFTSPLPDGKGLHLRVFTPPGMRTWAQPAMQRTKQALDFYYRYTGIPLPLKKFDTVAANDAFKAEKNLNFGGMENWGSILEFADDILPEPGKPMSHYGNQVLTHEVAHQWFGDLVTADWWDNVWLNESFARFFEVKTTIQFFPEEFSWLDQVTNKYRVINRDIGPNAFPVAPNFNGWASNDFVVSASAFVYNKGAHVLKTIENFVGEQPLRQGLQQYLTDYSFGNGTPKRLWDAVSKSTGQAVGPIGDSYTRQTGVPLVTLDTQCDLTKNQTIVTLKQQPFPNKNPYPGTQWTVPITLAYGQGLANRTTYALKDPQAQIRIDGCTGVVADPSGLDYYVVNYSDAAWSGLLTQVNRSTDPVLLANLKSEAALLVANNLAPASRSTSIGSVASPAATLLRMTPRTNDLTAPQERPALRYQGTFAPRKVLTQ; translated from the coding sequence ATGTGGATGGACATTCGCAAGATGCGTTATCTGCCGATGGTCGCCGCGCTCGCGCTCGCCGGATGCGGCGGCGATGACGGCGGCGTCGGCTCGGCCTCCGCGCTCAGCGCGGCCGGCAACCCGAACGCGGCGTCGGCGCCTCAGCCGGCCGCTTCCAACGTCGACAAGAGCGTGCACCCGGTCGAGCTGCCCGACACCGTCGTGCCGGTCAACTACCGGCTGTGGTTCCGCCCGAACGACGCGCTGAACGCGTTCGACGGCCGCGCCGACGTCGAGATCAAGGTGCTCAAGCCGGTCAACGCGATCGTCGTCGCCGGCCACCGGATCAAGTTCACGAACGGCCGCGTCACGCTGCAGCCCGGCAACATCCAGCTGATCGCGACGCCGCAGGACAAGGGCGACTTCTACCAGCTGCGCCCGGTGAGCGGCACGATCTCGCCCGGCAGCTACTCGCTGCACATGGAGTGGTCGGGCATCATCAACTTCAAGACCTACGACGATCCGGTCAACCACACCGGCGGAAGCTGCGGCGACGATCCGTATCCGGGCTGCTCGGCCGCCGAAGGGGTGTTCCGCGTCGACCTGAAGAGCACCGACGGCACGACGAGCGGCGCGATCCTCACGCAGGGCGAAACCAACCTGTCGCGCCAGTGGTTCCCCGGCTGGGACGAGCCGGCGTTCCGCCCGACCTATGAAGTGACCGCCGAAGTGCCGCAGAACTGGCGCGTCGTGTCGAACGGGGCCGAAAAGCCGTCGACCAGCATCGGCGGCGGCTACAAGCTCGTGTCGTTCGAGAAGACCCCGCCGATGCCGTCGTACCTGGTGTTCTTCGGCGGCGGCCTGTTCGACACCTACGAGGACGACTTCACGAGCCCGCTGCCGGACGGCAAGGGCCTGCACCTGCGCGTGTTCACGCCGCCGGGCATGCGCACCTGGGCGCAGCCGGCGATGCAGCGGACCAAGCAGGCGCTCGACTTCTACTATCGCTATACGGGCATTCCGCTGCCGCTGAAGAAGTTCGACACGGTCGCCGCGAACGACGCGTTCAAGGCCGAGAAGAACCTGAACTTCGGCGGGATGGAGAACTGGGGCTCGATCCTCGAGTTCGCGGACGACATCCTGCCCGAACCGGGCAAGCCGATGTCGCACTACGGCAACCAGGTGCTGACGCATGAAGTCGCGCACCAGTGGTTCGGCGATCTCGTCACCGCCGACTGGTGGGACAACGTGTGGCTGAACGAGTCGTTCGCGCGGTTCTTCGAGGTGAAGACGACGATCCAGTTCTTCCCGGAAGAGTTCAGCTGGCTCGACCAGGTGACGAACAAGTATCGCGTGATCAACCGCGACATCGGCCCGAACGCGTTCCCGGTCGCGCCGAACTTCAACGGGTGGGCATCGAACGACTTCGTGGTGAGCGCGAGCGCGTTCGTCTACAACAAGGGCGCCCACGTGCTGAAGACGATCGAGAACTTCGTCGGCGAGCAGCCGCTGCGCCAGGGCCTGCAGCAGTACCTGACCGACTACTCGTTCGGCAACGGCACGCCGAAGCGCCTGTGGGACGCGGTGTCGAAGTCGACCGGCCAGGCCGTCGGCCCGATCGGCGACAGCTACACGCGCCAGACCGGCGTGCCGCTGGTCACGCTCGACACGCAGTGCGACCTGACGAAGAACCAGACCATCGTCACGCTGAAGCAGCAGCCGTTCCCGAACAAGAACCCGTATCCGGGCACGCAGTGGACGGTGCCGATCACGCTTGCGTACGGCCAGGGTCTCGCCAATCGCACGACGTACGCGCTGAAGGATCCGCAGGCGCAGATCCGGATCGACGGCTGCACGGGCGTGGTGGCGGACCCGAGCGGGCTCGACTACTACGTCGTGAACTATAGCGACGCGGCATGGAGCGGGCTGCTCACGCAGGTCAACCGTTCGACCGATCCGGTGCTGCTCGCGAACCTGAAGAGCGAAGCCGCGCTGCTGGTCGCGAACAACCTCGCGCCGGCCTCGCGCTCGACGTCGATCGGCTCGGTCGCCTCGCCGGCCGCGACGCTCCTGCGCATGACGCCGCGGACCAACGACCTCACGGCGCCGCAGGAACGTCCGGCACTGCGCTATCAGGGTACGTTCGCGCCGCGCAAGGTGCTCACGCAGTAA
- a CDS encoding quinone oxidoreductase family protein, whose translation MRSLRFEAPAADIESLDARVREIPQPVPATGQMLIEVRAAGVNPSDVKAALGYMPHAVWPRTPGRDWAGIVRSGPADWIDAEVWGSGGDLGVRRDGSHAQWLLLDAAHVRRKPRALTLDEAAGVGVPFVTAHEGLRRAGMPEAGDVVLVFGANGKVGQAAIQLATARGATVIGVERGPGRYRGHASGDVRLIDASSRPVADAVRAATGGRGADIVYNTVGSPYFDAANASMAVGARQIFISTIERSMPFDIFAFYRGQHTYVGVDSLQLDGATVARTLDTLAPGFEDGTLRAFPIGDDHVYPLERAHDAYRAVLAGARERVVIQP comes from the coding sequence ATGCGCAGTCTCCGTTTCGAAGCCCCCGCCGCCGACATCGAGTCGCTCGATGCGCGCGTCAGGGAGATTCCGCAACCCGTGCCGGCGACCGGCCAGATGCTGATCGAGGTCCGCGCGGCCGGCGTCAACCCGAGCGACGTCAAGGCCGCGCTCGGCTACATGCCGCACGCGGTCTGGCCGCGCACGCCGGGGCGCGACTGGGCCGGCATCGTGCGCAGCGGCCCTGCCGACTGGATCGACGCCGAAGTGTGGGGATCGGGCGGCGACCTCGGCGTGCGGCGCGACGGCTCGCACGCGCAATGGCTGCTGCTCGACGCGGCGCACGTGCGCCGCAAGCCGCGTGCGCTGACCCTCGACGAGGCGGCGGGCGTCGGCGTGCCGTTCGTCACCGCGCATGAAGGGCTGCGCCGCGCCGGGATGCCGGAAGCCGGCGACGTCGTGCTGGTGTTCGGCGCGAACGGCAAGGTCGGCCAGGCGGCGATCCAGCTTGCGACCGCGCGCGGCGCGACCGTGATCGGTGTCGAGCGCGGCCCGGGGCGCTATCGCGGCCATGCGTCGGGCGACGTGCGCTTGATCGACGCATCGAGCCGGCCCGTCGCCGACGCGGTGCGTGCCGCGACGGGCGGCCGCGGCGCGGACATCGTCTACAACACGGTCGGCAGCCCGTATTTCGACGCGGCCAACGCGTCGATGGCGGTCGGCGCACGGCAGATCTTCATCTCGACGATCGAGCGCAGCATGCCGTTCGACATCTTCGCGTTCTATCGCGGCCAGCACACGTACGTGGGCGTCGATTCGCTGCAGCTCGACGGCGCCACCGTCGCGCGGACCCTCGACACGCTCGCGCCCGGTTTCGAGGATGGCACGTTGCGCGCGTTCCCGATCGGCGACGACCACGTGTACCCGCTCGAACGCGCGCACGACGCATACCGGGCCGTGCTCGCCGGCGCGCGCGAACGCGTCGTCATCCAGCCCTGA
- the tssM gene encoding type VI secretion system membrane subunit TssM: MQRILNVLTHPRTLSIVGIVALAAILFIVADTLQLPLLWAALAFAAILVLWLGVALWRRWRVKRANRQLGEMLEEQAETGKITAPAAAAAATDAKTADLDVLRTRLSDAVKTIKTSKIGQVSGGSALYELPWYIVIGNPAAGKSSAVINSGLQFPFADKNSAVIHGIGGTRNCDWFFTTEGILLDTAGRYSVHEEDRSEWLGFLGLLKRYRPKAPINGIIVTASIAELTGNRPEFAINLAKNLRQRVQELTEKLEVFAPVYVMFTKADLITGFTEFFSSSDKHEYDRVWGATLPYEPDEKRDVVAQFDERFEELYDGLKEISVAQLSLSRGNLASPGQLSFPLEFSTIKPALRAFLATLFENNPFQYKPIFRGFYFTSALQEGETSSAAAQRIAHRFGLDANALPKPHSAFSKNGFFLRDLFSKVIFADRQTVRQFASPTKTRLRYATFFGFVAALALALGGWTWSTIGNQQLVANVQADLDNVTRMQQGRNDLQSRLQAMDILEDRIEQLEQFRRDKPVSVSLGLYQGDRLEQHLLTEYYNGVRQVLLNPVSQNLASFLKDVNAHPDQLVPMTRPPESGAVQGGAIPVSTNAAGASAQPGAAAQPGAAAQPAAAPQGGLYSDASPTNVQDAYNALKTYLMLSDKRHVEQAHLTDQVARFWRGWLETNRGNMPRDEMIRSAERMISFYLARVNDNDWPMIEANLSLVDQTRENLRRVVRGMPARQRVYEEIKARASTRFAPMTIARIVGDGNGGLIAGSYAIPGTFTRDAWFDYVQPAIRDAATKELQAKDWVLNTSTQDDLTLEGSPEQIQKTLVGMYKTEYAQHWQKFMQGIAVQGFSSFGQAVDGMNRLGDPQDSPIRKVLETAYDQTSWDNPSLANATIKKAQTGVVNWFKQLFTRTKAGQVAAANIDINGNPAEVPMGPVGQEFVGLARIVAAHDGTSLLKGYMDTLSKVRTRFNVIKNQGDPGPGARQLMQQTLDGNGSELADSLKFVDEQMLTGLTDTQRKSLRPLLVRPLMQAFSVVIQPASAEVNKVWNAQVYQPFQGSLATKYPFAASAKVEAGASEIAQVFGPDGSIAKFVGTTLGPLAVRRGDTLAARTWGDMGLALAPDFTNGFARWVAPLAGGAAGAGGGGASSEPQTVFQILPQPSSGTTEYTVAIDGQQLRYRNTPPQWTNFVWPNPQGSPGATLSATTFDGRTIQLVNEPGRYGLEKLINSAQRKRRPDGTFDLTWTQGNVNVSVTMRIISTSQPTGGGGDQPQQQSLRGLRLPSSVADVGAGSALNATAQPGAGASGASGAAPAVAAATASNAPGAQ; encoded by the coding sequence ATGCAACGCATCCTCAACGTGCTGACTCACCCGCGTACGCTCTCGATCGTCGGGATCGTCGCGCTCGCGGCGATCCTCTTCATCGTCGCCGATACGCTGCAGCTGCCGCTCCTGTGGGCGGCGCTCGCGTTCGCGGCGATCCTCGTGCTGTGGCTCGGCGTCGCGTTGTGGCGCCGCTGGCGCGTGAAGCGCGCGAACCGCCAGCTCGGCGAGATGCTCGAGGAACAGGCGGAAACCGGCAAGATCACCGCGCCTGCCGCCGCCGCAGCCGCGACGGACGCGAAGACGGCCGACCTCGACGTGCTGCGCACGCGCCTGTCCGATGCGGTGAAGACGATCAAGACGTCGAAGATCGGCCAGGTGTCGGGCGGCTCCGCGCTGTACGAACTGCCGTGGTACATCGTGATCGGCAACCCGGCCGCGGGCAAGAGCAGCGCGGTGATCAACTCCGGCCTGCAGTTCCCGTTCGCGGACAAGAACAGCGCGGTGATCCACGGCATCGGCGGCACCCGCAACTGCGACTGGTTCTTCACGACCGAAGGCATCCTGCTCGACACCGCGGGCCGCTACTCGGTGCACGAGGAAGACCGCAGCGAGTGGCTCGGCTTCCTCGGCCTGCTCAAGCGCTACCGCCCGAAGGCACCGATCAACGGCATCATCGTCACCGCGAGCATCGCCGAACTCACCGGCAACCGCCCCGAATTCGCGATCAACCTCGCGAAAAACCTGCGCCAGCGCGTGCAGGAGCTGACCGAGAAGCTCGAAGTGTTCGCGCCGGTCTACGTGATGTTCACGAAGGCCGACCTGATCACCGGCTTCACCGAGTTCTTCAGCAGCAGCGACAAGCACGAATACGACCGCGTGTGGGGCGCCACCCTCCCCTACGAGCCGGACGAGAAGCGCGACGTCGTCGCGCAGTTCGACGAGCGCTTCGAGGAGCTGTACGACGGGCTGAAGGAGATCAGCGTCGCGCAGCTGTCGCTGTCGCGCGGCAACCTGGCGTCGCCGGGCCAGCTGAGCTTCCCGCTCGAGTTCTCGACGATCAAGCCGGCGCTGCGCGCGTTCCTCGCGACGCTGTTCGAGAACAACCCGTTCCAGTACAAGCCGATCTTCCGCGGCTTCTACTTCACCAGCGCGCTGCAGGAAGGCGAGACCAGCAGCGCCGCCGCGCAGCGCATCGCGCACCGCTTCGGCCTCGACGCAAACGCGCTGCCGAAGCCGCACAGCGCGTTCTCGAAGAACGGCTTCTTCCTGCGCGACCTGTTCTCGAAGGTGATCTTCGCCGACCGCCAGACGGTGCGCCAGTTCGCGAGCCCGACCAAGACGCGCCTGCGCTACGCGACCTTCTTCGGCTTCGTCGCGGCGCTTGCGCTCGCGCTCGGCGGCTGGACCTGGTCGACGATCGGCAACCAGCAGCTGGTCGCGAACGTGCAGGCCGACCTCGACAACGTCACGCGCATGCAGCAGGGCCGCAACGACCTGCAGTCGCGCCTGCAGGCGATGGACATCCTCGAGGACCGCATCGAACAGCTCGAGCAGTTCCGCCGCGACAAGCCGGTGTCGGTGTCGCTCGGCCTCTACCAGGGCGACCGCCTCGAGCAGCACCTGCTGACCGAGTACTACAACGGCGTGCGCCAGGTCCTGCTGAACCCGGTGTCGCAGAACCTCGCGTCGTTCCTGAAGGACGTGAACGCGCACCCGGACCAGCTCGTGCCGATGACGCGCCCGCCGGAGTCCGGCGCCGTGCAAGGCGGCGCCATCCCGGTCTCGACGAACGCGGCAGGGGCCTCGGCGCAGCCGGGCGCCGCCGCGCAGCCTGGCGCCGCCGCGCAGCCGGCCGCCGCGCCGCAGGGCGGCCTGTACAGCGACGCGTCGCCGACCAACGTGCAGGACGCGTACAACGCGCTGAAGACCTACCTGATGCTGTCCGACAAGCGCCACGTCGAGCAGGCGCACCTGACCGACCAGGTCGCGCGCTTCTGGCGCGGCTGGCTGGAGACGAATCGCGGCAACATGCCGCGCGACGAGATGATCCGCAGCGCCGAGCGCATGATCTCGTTCTACCTCGCGCGCGTGAACGACAACGACTGGCCGATGATCGAAGCGAACCTCTCGCTCGTCGACCAGACCCGCGAGAACCTGCGCCGCGTCGTGCGCGGCATGCCGGCCCGCCAGCGCGTGTATGAGGAAATCAAGGCCCGCGCGTCGACCCGCTTCGCGCCGATGACCATCGCGCGCATCGTCGGCGACGGCAACGGCGGCCTGATCGCCGGCAGCTACGCGATCCCCGGCACGTTCACGCGCGACGCGTGGTTCGACTACGTGCAGCCGGCGATCCGCGATGCGGCGACCAAGGAACTGCAGGCGAAGGACTGGGTGCTGAACACGTCGACGCAGGACGACCTGACGCTCGAGGGCAGCCCCGAGCAGATCCAGAAGACGCTCGTCGGCATGTACAAGACCGAGTACGCGCAGCACTGGCAGAAGTTCATGCAGGGCATCGCCGTGCAGGGCTTCAGCAGCTTCGGGCAGGCCGTCGACGGGATGAACCGCCTGGGCGACCCGCAGGATTCGCCGATCCGCAAGGTGCTCGAGACCGCGTACGACCAGACCTCGTGGGACAACCCGTCGCTCGCGAACGCGACGATCAAGAAGGCGCAGACGGGCGTCGTGAACTGGTTCAAGCAGCTGTTCACGCGCACGAAGGCGGGCCAGGTGGCGGCCGCCAACATCGACATCAACGGCAATCCGGCCGAGGTGCCGATGGGCCCGGTCGGCCAGGAGTTCGTCGGCCTCGCGCGGATCGTCGCGGCGCATGACGGCACGTCGCTGCTGAAGGGCTACATGGACACGCTGTCGAAGGTCCGCACGCGCTTCAACGTGATCAAGAACCAGGGCGATCCGGGCCCCGGCGCGCGCCAGCTGATGCAGCAGACGCTCGACGGCAACGGCTCGGAACTGGCGGATTCGCTGAAGTTCGTCGACGAGCAGATGCTGACCGGCCTGACCGACACGCAACGCAAGTCGCTGCGTCCGCTGCTGGTGCGGCCGCTGATGCAGGCGTTCTCGGTCGTGATCCAGCCGGCCAGCGCGGAAGTCAACAAGGTGTGGAACGCGCAGGTCTACCAGCCGTTCCAGGGCTCGCTCGCGACCAAGTACCCGTTCGCGGCGAGCGCGAAGGTCGAGGCCGGCGCCAGCGAGATCGCGCAGGTGTTCGGTCCGGACGGCTCGATCGCGAAGTTCGTCGGCACGACGCTCGGGCCGCTCGCGGTGCGCCGCGGCGACACGCTCGCGGCCCGCACCTGGGGCGACATGGGCCTTGCGCTCGCGCCGGACTTCACGAACGGCTTCGCGCGCTGGGTCGCGCCGCTCGCGGGCGGCGCGGCGGGCGCGGGCGGCGGCGGCGCGTCGTCGGAACCGCAGACCGTGTTCCAGATCCTGCCGCAGCCGAGCAGCGGCACGACCGAGTACACCGTCGCGATCGACGGCCAGCAGCTGCGCTACCGCAACACGCCGCCGCAGTGGACCAACTTCGTGTGGCCGAACCCGCAGGGCTCGCCGGGCGCGACGCTGTCGGCGACCACCTTCGACGGCCGCACGATCCAGCTCGTCAACGAGCCGGGCCGCTACGGTCTCGAGAAGCTGATCAACTCCGCGCAGCGCAAGCGCCGTCCGGACGGCACCTTCGACCTCACGTGGACGCAAGGCAACGTGAACGTGTCGGTCACGATGCGCATCATCAGCACGTCGCAGCCGACGGGCGGCGGCGGCGACCAGCCGCAGCAGCAGAGCCTGCGCGGCCTGCGCCTGCCGTCGTCGGTCGCCGATGTCGGCGCCGGCTCGGCCCTCAACGCCACCGCCCAGCCGGGCGCGGGCGCGTCGGGCGCGTCGGGCGCCGCCCCGGCCGTTGCAGCCGCCACCGCATCGAACGCACCGGGGGCGCAATGA